Genomic DNA from Penaeus chinensis breed Huanghai No. 1 chromosome 21, ASM1920278v2, whole genome shotgun sequence:
aagaaaaatagaggaaatgtAAAGAAGGTTGCTACGGAAGAAACAGATCATTTTGCCAAAAAACCTTCCATGAAGACCGCGGGCGATGTGAGGCACAGAATACAGTGGGATGGAGATCTCCAAGAAGAGTACTTCACTGTTGGATACATGGATCGATTTTCTGGCGTTGTGGAGAAGCCGTTCACATCGTTCCACTGGGAGCACCTTGCTCTTGTGGACGATGACCAGCTGGCCATCCCTCAACACCGCATCCAGTATTTCAAGTACAAAGGAACCAAGGTTTGGGACAAAAACGAGCGCCTCGATCACGTGTTCGGCAGCGCAGGTAACGAGGTCAGGATCCAGGATAAGATAAAGGAGATTGATGAGGAACTAGAGAGGCGAGCGCGTGTCTTCAATccagacgacgatgacgacgattcTGATGATGACTTGGTCATTATGGGAGGTGGCGATGCGACGGGTACTGGCTTAGTGGCAGATTACTGCGTTACTGAGAAACCCAAAGTTGAGCTACTCCGTGCCACACATTTCTTATGCATTAAAGTAAAAAATGAGGACGTGAAATCTGTGGCAACAGAAGTGCAAGATCATGTGATACAACAAGAACCTGTTCTTCGCAGCTGCGCCATGCCGAATGAGATCTTACACGTCACTCTGGCAATGGTCCGGTGTGAAAGTCCTGAGGCAGTCCTAGAAGTCAGTAATATGCTCAAAGAATTGAGACCAGATATTCAGGATCTTGTAGGCATCCTTGATAGTAATCCTCAACGCAAAATAAAAGCTCGTGGATTAA
This window encodes:
- the LOC125036553 gene encoding uncharacterized protein LOC125036553 isoform X2; the protein is MAESSETAALEPESPAVTESHLGDTTMAPVSECKESENSSSDEDKCEAKEEKTVCSFYLEGKCRFGEQCFNLHPSDVVKAVGRKTKKKNRGNVKKVATEETDHFAKKPSMKTAGDVRHRIQWDGDLQEEYFTVGYMDRFSGVVEKPFTSFHWEHLALVDDDQLAIPQHRIQYFKYKGTKVWDKNERLDHVFGSAGNEVRIQDKIKEIDEELERRARVFNPDDDDDDSDDDLVIMGGGDATGTGLVADYCVTEKPKVELLRATHFLCIKVKNEDVKSVATEVQDHVIQQEPVLRSCAMPNEILHVTLAMVRCESPEAVLEVSNMLKELRPDIQDLVGILDSNPQRKIKARGLTTFGARVLYVKLDVPAAFTSIIERIHKTLHHIDGVTLTNHFDFVPHMTLLKVIILIKILELFP
- the LOC125036553 gene encoding uncharacterized protein LOC125036553 isoform X1, yielding MAESSETAALEPESPAVTESHLGDTTMAPVSECKESENSSSDEDKCEAKEEKTVCSFYLEGKCRFGEQCFNLHPSDVVKAVGRKTKKKNRGNVKKVATEETDHFAKKPSMKTAGDVRHRIQWDGDLQEEYFTVGYMDRFSGVVEKPFTSFHWEHLALVDDDQLAIPQHRIQYFKYKGTKVWDKNERLDHVFGSAGNEVRIQDKIKEIDEELERRARVFNPDDDDDDSDDDLVIMGGGDATGTGLVADYCVTEKPKVELLRATHFLCIKVKNEDVKSVATEVQDHVIQQEPVLRSCAMPNEILHVTLAMVRCESPEAVLEVSNMLKELRPDIQDLVGILDSNPQRKIKARGLTTFGARVLYVKLDVPAAFTSIIERIHKTLHHIDGVTLTNHFDFVPHMTLLKVNRVVARERRSKYLNSILYSDYIDQDFGIISLDNIHFCLIDDIRGPDRFYLTCKKINF